Proteins from a genomic interval of Corvus moneduloides isolate bCorMon1 chromosome 6, bCorMon1.pri, whole genome shotgun sequence:
- the CHGA gene encoding chromogranin-A: protein MSRPELLAVLLLAVPAVSLPVTNDMNKGDTKVMKCIVEVISDTLSKPNPLPISEECLETLRGDERIISILRHQNLLKELQEIAAQGASERTQQQKKNSGFEDELSEVLESQNDKNKQRDEGGEHPEEEQPTGSLAELAAQKPQQNEDSREEGKNSLEEREPRPRDTNPVEKEDQEEAEGNDIRDTDDTHRNKVLDNHIGKNFSEDEQQQQGDEEEEPRGSRDSLELEDEGEEPSRQGQEHSKEVVGERVEREDDRDEAAEEDPTEAERSLDLAEEDEEAEEMQGDDNNDDELGFGKDVRSSEEEEEEEEEQPRALRGGRHRLEDEETQGEEDTFQSRDAKSDEIEEEFSREWEDTKRWNKMDELAKQLTSKKRMEENDSEEDPDRSMKKTFRSRKYAFSSPEEDVRRSWKRHSKEDSSEGGFPLAPMPEEKKDEEGSANRRTEDQELESLAAIEAELERVAHKLHELRRG from the exons ATGAGCCGGCCAGAACTGCTCGCCGTCCTGCTCCTGGCCGTGCCGG CCGTCTCCCTTCCCGTGACAAATGACATGAATAAAGGTGACACTAAG gtGATGAAGTGCATTGTAGAGGTCATCTCTGATACTTTATCTAAGCCAAACCCCCTGCCGATCAGTGAGGAATGCCTAGAAACTCTCCGAGGAG ATGAACGAATTATTTCTATCCTTCGCCACCAAAACTTATTGAAGGAACTTCAGGAAATTGCTGCTCAAG GTGCCAGTGAGAGAactcagcagcagaagaaaaacagtggcTTTGAAGATGAACTTTCCGAAGTCCTTGAAAGTCAGAACGACAAGAACAAGCAGAGAG ATGAAGGAGGGGAACACCCTGAAGAGGAGCAGCCCACAGGGTCcctggctgagctggcagcacagaaGCCCCAGCAAAATGAAGACtcaagagaggagggaaaaaacagcctggaggagagggagcCCAGGCCACGGGATACCAACCCTGTTGAGAAAGAGGATCAGGAGGAAGCTGAGGGCAATGACATCAGGGATACAGACGATACCCATCGAAACAAAGTTTTGGACAACCACATTGGCAAAAATTTCAGTGaggatgagcagcagcagcaaggggatgaagaggaggagcCCAGAGGCTCCAGGGACAGCCTGGAGCTTGAGGATGAGGGAGAAGAGCcatccaggcagggccaggaACACAGCAAGGAGGTAGTAGGGGAGCGTGTGGAGCGGGAGGATGACAGAGATGAAGCTGCAGAGGAGGACCCTACTGAAGCAGAGAGGTCACTTGATTTGGctgaggaggacgaggaggcTGAGGAGATGCAGGGAGATGACA ATAACGATGATGAGCTGGGATTTGGAAAAGATGTGCGGAGCtctgaagaggaggaagaggaggaggaagagcaacCCCGGGCactgagaggaggaaggcaTCGCCTGGAGGATGAGGAGACGCAGGGAGAAGAGGACACCTTTCAGTCCAGGGATGCCAAAAGTGATGAGATAGAGGAGGAGTTCTCCAGGGAGTGGGAAGACACCAAGAGGTGGAATAAAATGGATGAGCTGGCCAAGCAGCTGACATCAAAGAAGCGCATGGAGGAAAATGATAGTGAGGAAGACCCAGACAGGTCCATGAAAAAGACATTTAGATCCCGCAAGTATGCCTTCAGTAGTCCAGAGGAGGATGTGAGAAGGTCATGGAAGCGTCACTCAAAGGAGGACAGCAGTGAAGGAGGCTTTCCACTTGCTCCCAtgcctgaagaaaagaaggatgaGGAAGGCAGCGCTAACAGGAGAACGGAG gaccaggagctggagagcCTGGCTGCCATCGAGGCCGAGCTGGAGCGTGTCGCCCACAAGCTGCACGagctgaggagaggctga